DNA from Candidatus Bathyarchaeia archaeon:
TTCCAGTGAAAGCGTGGTGCCGTCCTCCTTCTAACGTTTTCCTCGGCTAATGCGTGGGCGATTAACGGTAAAGCCACGCTTGCGTCCATATAACATGTCGCCGTTTTCGCCGACCTGGAGATTTTACCCCAGCTTTTCCCCTCTTCTAAAGTGGATCCGCTTAACCCACCCCAGAAGGGCATGTCCATCGTGACCTGGACAGCGTATTTGTGGCTTCTATCATGCTTCGTCTGGTAACTGGCTATGACGGCTGTTTGCTGGATGAAGTTTTTCGGAACTCCTCCTCCAATGTAAACGACGCCTGTAATGGAGGAATCCTCAGTGATCCGCACCGACTCCTCTACATCCTTTAAACCGTTCAACACGATGTTTCTGCCTCCTCGACGGTTAGCGTACATTAAGGAGAACCCGATTGAGCTGTCAGGTAGGGCTGGGACGAAA
Protein-coding regions in this window:
- a CDS encoding deoxyhypusine synthase family protein; its protein translation is FVPALPDSSIGFSLMYANRRGGRNIVLNGLKDVEESVRITEDSSITGVVYIGGGVPKNFIQQTAVIASYQTKHDRSHKYAVQVTMDMPFWGGLSGSTLEEGKSWGKISRSAKTATCYMDASVALPLIAHALAEENVRRRTAPRFHWKDSDLTIEFKALT